The Paramixta manurensis region AGGGCTGATTCGTGACGGAGAAAGTCTGGTCGCCAGACATTTGCTGGACGTCTGCGCCTTTTTACAGGATAAAACTACGCTTTCAGCGGCGGTTGCAGAGCAGGAAGTCGCTTCGCAATCCTGCGAGGAATTGAGTGATATTATTGGCCAGGAGCAAGGGAAACGCGCGCTGGAGGTGACGGCGGCAGGAGGGCATAATCTTTTGCTCATCGGGCCACCGGGTACCGGTAAAACAATGCTCGCCCTGCGTCTGCGCGGGTTGATGCCGCCGTTAACCGATCGGGAAGCGTTAGAGTGTGCGGCTATTGCCAGCCTCTCGCATACAACTCCCTCTCGACAGTCTCCCTGGCGACAACGTCCTTTTAGGGCTCCACATCATAGCGCAACTTCCTTTGCGTTGATCGGCGGAGGGAGTCTGCCTCGCCCCGGCGAGATCTCCCTCGCACATAATGGTGTCCTTTTTCTCGATGAGTTGCCCGAGTTTGAACGACGAACGTTGGATGCGCTGCGTGAGCCGATTGAATCTGGCGAAATATCAATTTCGCGAACCCGAGCGAAGGTGACTTGGCCGGCGCAATTTCAACTCATTGCCGCCATGAATCCAAGCCCAACCGGGCACTATCAGGGTCATCATAATCGCAGTTCACCACAGCAAACACTGCGCTACCTTAGCCGACTGTCAGGCCCCTTTCTCGATCGTTTCGATATTTCTCTGGAAATTCCTCTGCTGCCGCCCGGCACGCTGAGTAATCAATCGCAACGGGGGGAATCGAGCCGTGTCGTACAACAACGGGTGGTGGTGGCACGAGAGAAGCAACTGGCACGCAGTGGAAAAATCAATGCCCGCTTAAGTAACAGCGAGATCCAGCGGTGGTGTAACATTTCACCTGAAGATGCGCAGTGGCTGGAGGCGGTATTGAATTCTCTGGAACTTTCAGTTCGCGCCTGGCAGCGCATACTTAAAGTCGCAAGAACGATTGCGGATTTAGCGGGAGAAGATGAGATTAACCGGTTGCATTTGCAGGAAGCGCTTAGCTATCGCGGGATTGATCGCATGCTAGTGTACTTGCATAAGAATCTGGCATAAAA contains the following coding sequences:
- a CDS encoding YifB family Mg chelatase-like AAA ATPase; this translates as MTLSLVFTRAALGVQSPAVTVEVHISQGLPTFSLVGLPETTVKEARERVRSAIINSGFSFPAKRITVNLAPADLPKEGGRYDLPIAIAILTASEQIPDDKLGRYELIGELALTGALRGVEGAIPAAMAALQAGRQLILAQDNAGDVGLIRDGESLVARHLLDVCAFLQDKTTLSAAVAEQEVASQSCEELSDIIGQEQGKRALEVTAAGGHNLLLIGPPGTGKTMLALRLRGLMPPLTDREALECAAIASLSHTTPSRQSPWRQRPFRAPHHSATSFALIGGGSLPRPGEISLAHNGVLFLDELPEFERRTLDALREPIESGEISISRTRAKVTWPAQFQLIAAMNPSPTGHYQGHHNRSSPQQTLRYLSRLSGPFLDRFDISLEIPLLPPGTLSNQSQRGESSRVVQQRVVVAREKQLARSGKINARLSNSEIQRWCNISPEDAQWLEAVLNSLELSVRAWQRILKVARTIADLAGEDEINRLHLQEALSYRGIDRMLVYLHKNLA